In a genomic window of Erigeron canadensis isolate Cc75 chromosome 5, C_canadensis_v1, whole genome shotgun sequence:
- the LOC122599189 gene encoding VAMP-like protein YKT61 produces MKITALLVLKCNPEGSSSSSSSSSDPIILANSSDVNHFGFFQRSSAREFIVFVGRTVAKRTPPSQRQSVQHEDYKVHSYNRNGLCALGFMDDHYPVRSAFSLLNQVLDEYQKKFGDSWKSVQADSNQPWPYLDEALTRFQDPAQADKLLKIQRELDETKIILHKTIDSVLERGEKLDSLVAKSSDLSTASQMFYKQAKKTNQCCTIL; encoded by the exons atgaagataacAGCTTTGCTAGTTCTTAAATGCAACCCGGAAGGTTCTtcatcgtcgtcgtcgtcatcTTCTGATCCAATCATATTAGCTAACTCAAGTGACGTCAACCATTTTGGTTTCTTTCAAAGATCGAGTGCCAGAGAATTCATTGTTTTCGTTGGCCGTACCGTCGCTAAACGCACTCCTCCTTCTCAACGTCAATCTGTTCAACACGAAG ATTATAAGGTGCATTCATATAATAGAAACGGTCTTTGTGCTTTGGGATTTATGGATGATCATTATCCTGTTCGCAGTGCGTTTTCTCTTTTAAACCAA GTGTTAGATGAATACCAAAAGAAATTTGGTGATTCATGGAAATCTGTGCAAGCTGATTCCAATCAACCATGGCCTTATTTAGATGAAGCTTTGACCAGATTTCAG GATCCTGCCCAGGCAGACAAGCTGCTGAAAATTCAAAGGGAGTTAGATGAAACAAAAATTATACTG CACAAGACTATCGATAGTGTCCTTGAAAGAGGTGAAAAGCTGGACAGTTTAGTTGCGAAAAGTTCAGACCTCAGTACAGCTTCACAG ATGTTCTACAAACAGGCAAAGAAAACGAACCAATGCTGCACGATATTGTAA